Genomic window (Psychromonas sp. L1A2):
GGTAACTCTATTTTGGAAGATGATCTGGACTCAACACAGTATGAAAGCACCTCAAGCGAACATACAGGAGCTAAAAAATAATGAGCATTTTTTGGACAATATGGATATCTGTCATTACGTTAACCGTCATCATCGGTTGTGCAGTACTTCTTAAAGCAGCAAATTCAAATAACACAGGCGTTAAAGAAGGCGAACCAATGCCTCATACCTTTGATGGTATTCAAGAACTGAATAATCCATTACCGAAATGGTGGGTTGGTTTATTTTGGTTTACGATTGTTATCGCATTAATTTATTCAATTGCTTTCCCTAGTTATACTGCAAATTGGAATGGTTTTTTAAACTGGACTAGTGCAGATAAAGACGTTACTGACGTTTCTAAGCTGGATGAACGAGCAGAAACATCAAAATCACAATATCAACGTGAAATTGATGCAGCTGAAATTAAATACGGTGAAGTATTTAAACAACTAGTTTATACCGATGCTGGTGTTTATAAAGATATCGAAGTCATTGCTAAAGACTCTGAAGCTGTAAAAGTAGGGCAACGTTTATTCCTACAAAATTGTGCTCAATGTCATGGTTCAGATGCACGTGGTAGTAAAGGTTTTCCAAACCTTACTGATGATGATTGGTTATATGGTGGCGATCCATTAACCATCAAAGAAACGTTAATGAATGGTCGTAACGCAGCAATGCCTGCTTGGAAAGATATTCTAGGCGAAGATGGCATAAAAGAAGTAACAAGTTATGTATTACAACTAAGTGGTCGTCGTGTAAATGACATTGATGCACAAGCTGGTGCAGAACGCTTTGTAGTTTGTGCAGCATGTCACGGTGCTGATGGTAAAGGTTTACATGCATTTGGCGCACCTAACCTTACGGATAAAGTTTGGTTATACGGTGGTTCGCGTAAAGCAGTTGAAGATACATTACGTAATGGCCGAAATGGTGTAATGCCAGCTTGGAAAGATGTATTAGGCGAAGATAAAATCCAATTAATCTCTGCATTTGTTTACTCTTTATCACAACCAAAATAAGTCAAATTTAATCGCTGCTTAGCGTATTAAAGTGGACATTTAAAGCCTCGTTAATCGAGGCTTTTTTATAGCTAAAATTCGTCATAAATGCTAGATTATCGCGTATTGCCTCACCCTACTTTTAATAACAGGAATTGTCATGCAAACAGAAGTAAAAAAATCTTGGTTTAAACAATTTTGGCCTTGGTTTTTAATTATTTTACCAATGGCAGCTGTTGTTGCAGGTATCAGCACTTTCATTATCGCTTCTGATAATAAACCCGATATGGTTGTGGATGATTATTATAAAACAGGAAAAGCTATTAATGCAGATTTAAGCTTACTAACTAATGCTAAAAAATTAGGCCTGTCTGCTGAAGTCGTACAACAAGCAGATGGCTTATTAATCAAAATGAAGGGGTTAGAAACAAATACGTCGATCAGCTTCTCTTTATTTCATTCAACTCAATCTAAACGCGACAAACTTGCCATGTTAACAGCAGATGCAGAAGGTAATTATCATTTTGAAACAGACCAGCCATTAGTGGGTAAATGGTCACTTCGCCTTGAACCTTTTGATAAGAAATGGCGCTTAGAAAAGAAAGTAGTTTTTCCATCTGAAAAAATAGCATTATAAATGCAACAAGTAAGTCAATGCTTTCACTGTGGAGAGCCTAATCCAACAAATGCTAGTTTTCAGGTTCTGATTAATGGAGAGCAACAAACGATGTGCTGCCCAGGTTGTCAGGCAGTGGCACAAACAATTGTTGATAGTGGCTTAAGCTCTTATTATGAGCACAGAACAGAGGTTGCAGCTAAAGGAGAGTCGTTAATCCCTGATGAGCTGCAACAACTTGAACATTATGATATTGAACAAATTCAACTCGACTTTATAAAACAAAATGGCAACACCACTGAAATAACATTAACTATTGAAGGCATTAGTTGTGCGGCTTGTGCTTGGCTCATTGAAAAACAATTACGCTTTTTACCCGGCCTTATTTTTGTTAATGTGAATACCACATTAAATCGAGCTGTAATTCGTTGGGATAATGAACAACTGGTACTCAGTAAAATACTAGAACAAATCCAACGTATTGGTTACAAAGCCTACCCTTTCCAAGTTAACCAACAAGAACTGTTTTATACTAAACAAGTAAAATCTTACTTACGTAGATTAGGATTAGCGGGCCTTGCGACTATGCAGGTAATGATGTTTGCCATTGCCTTATACGCAGACTTCTTTTCGGGTATGCAACAAGAGTTTATTACCTACTTCAGGTGGGTTAGTTTTATACTTGCAACGCCAGTTCTTTTATACAGTGCACAGCCTTTTTATGTGAATGCATGGCGTAATATTCGTAACAAAACATTGGGCATGGACATCCCTATTTCTATTGCTTTGTTAGGTGCTTATTCAGCATCCAGTTATGCCACTATCGTAGGAAGAGGCGAGGTTTATTTCGAATCGGTATCGATGTTTACCTTCTTACTATTATTAGGGCGTTTATTAGAACTTCGAGCTCGCCGTAAAGCATCGGAAACCAGTAGTAATTTATTACGTTTACTGCCTTCCATGGCAACCTTATTAGAAACAAACAATGGTATTGTTAGTCATCACTTAACGCCTGCGAAAACACTAGTACCAGGGCAGTATATTTTAGTGAAACCGGGTGAAACTATTGCCATTGACGGTATCATTATTGATGGTCAAAGCAATATTGAAGAGTCAATGCTTACCGGTGAGCATTTACCTGTTTTCAAAAAAACACAGGATACTGTTTACGCAGGCACAGTGAATATAAGTAGTGTATTGACTATCGAAGTTGTCAACATAGGCAACAACACGTTGATATCAGATATCATACAATTACAAAATAGCGCGCAACAAAATAAACCACATATTGAAGTGCTCGCTGATACGGTATCTCGTTACTTTGTCGCCGCATTATTGTTAGTTGCAACACTTACTTATATTAGCTGGAGCATTATTGATCCTGACCAAGCTTTTTGGATCACTCTCTCTGTGTTGGTGGCCACTTGCCCTTGTGCATTATCTCTGGCAACGCCTACCGCTTTAACCTGTGCAACTGCGCAGCTTAATAAACAAGGTATTTTAATTAAGCAACATCACGTATTAGAAACGGTCAACAAAATACACCATGTTGTTTTTGATAAAACAGGTACATTAACGCAAGGTGACTTTAAATTACTAAAAGCACATTTATATCCAACAGATATGACTAAGAAGCATTATAATAAGCAACAATGTATTAACCTTGCAGCCAATCTTGAGATGAACTCTGAACACCCTATCGCAGTTGCTTTCACTCAATTAAAGAACCAAACATTAATATTAAATAATATTGAAAATATCCCAGGTCAAGGCTTACAAGCAACTTGGGAAGATGGTGGTCAAAAATCACAAGTGAAATTAGGTCATGCAGCGTTCTGTGGAGTGACTAGAGAATTAAGTAGCCAAGAGTTATTAATCTATTTGACTGTCGATCAACAATTAATTGCAACCTTTGAATTAGGTGATGAAATTCGTGAATCAGCAAAAGATTTGGTTGATTTTTGTCATAGAAATAATTTAGAAACCACCATGCTAACTGGTGATATTTCAGATAAAAGTGAGCAAGTCGCTAAGCAACTAAATATTCAAAATGTAGTCAAAGGTGTTAGTCCGCAACAAAAATTAGCACATATCGAAACATTACAACAATCACAGCAAGTTATGATGATTGGGGACGGTATCAATGATGCTCCTGTATTAGCAGGTGCCCATATTTCTGTCGCATTAGCCAGCGGTACTGATATTGCTAAAAATAGTGCTGACGTTATTTTATTAGGCTCTGATTTACGTAAAATAAACCTATTAACGACTAATGCTAAGCAAACAACACGCATCATTAAAGAGAACCTAGCTTGGGCTATTGGCTATAACTTAATCATAGTTCCATTAGCGGTGATCGGCTTAGTCCCCCCCTACGTTGCGGTGCTAGGGATGTCTTTCAGTTCATTAATTGTAGTGAGCAATTCGTTAAGGTTATTAAAATGAATATTATCTATGTATTGATTCCTATTGCGATGATCTTTGTCACTATTGCAGTCATAGTATTTTTTTGGACAGTGAAGTCTAATCAGTATGATGATCTCGATAGAGAAGGCGTTAATATTTTATTTGATGAAGATGTACAACCATCAAAACCAATACAAAAAGCACAAGCAACTGACCAACAATCAGAAATAAAAACACCTCAAAAAAAATCCTTAAACACAAGTGATATAAAACCAGATGCTCATTAACGACTTTTTCAGTGCTTTTTTAATTGGTTTATTAGGGGCTGGTCATTGTATTGGTATGTGTTCAGGCATTGCTAGTGCATTAAGTTTCTCAATTAATCCTGAGCAAAAACATGGACTGCTCTCGCTACTGCTTTATAACTTAGGTCGTATTACTAGTTATTCTATCGCAGGCTTTATTTTTGCAGCGAGTAGCAGTGTATTAATTATTTGGATGGGTGGTAAAGAATCCCTTATTTATTTACGTATTATCGCTGCCGTCATGATGCTGTTATTAGCATTTTATATTGCTAGATTATGGAATGGCTTGATAATAGTAGAGCGAGCAGGTCAGTTTTTGTGGCACTTTATAAAGCCGTTAGCGCAATATTTTTTACCGCTAAAACACCCTGCTTTAGCTTTCCCTCTCGGCTTTTTCTGGGGATGGTTACCTTGTGGTTTAGTATACTCTTCTTTGGTTTGGGCAATAAGTACTGCTAATGGACTTAATGGTTTAGTTATCATGCTTGGCTTT
Coding sequences:
- the ccoP gene encoding cytochrome-c oxidase, cbb3-type subunit III — its product is MSIFWTIWISVITLTVIIGCAVLLKAANSNNTGVKEGEPMPHTFDGIQELNNPLPKWWVGLFWFTIVIALIYSIAFPSYTANWNGFLNWTSADKDVTDVSKLDERAETSKSQYQREIDAAEIKYGEVFKQLVYTDAGVYKDIEVIAKDSEAVKVGQRLFLQNCAQCHGSDARGSKGFPNLTDDDWLYGGDPLTIKETLMNGRNAAMPAWKDILGEDGIKEVTSYVLQLSGRRVNDIDAQAGAERFVVCAACHGADGKGLHAFGAPNLTDKVWLYGGSRKAVEDTLRNGRNGVMPAWKDVLGEDKIQLISAFVYSLSQPK
- the ccoS gene encoding cbb3-type cytochrome oxidase assembly protein CcoS encodes the protein MNIIYVLIPIAMIFVTIAVIVFFWTVKSNQYDDLDREGVNILFDEDVQPSKPIQKAQATDQQSEIKTPQKKSLNTSDIKPDAH
- a CDS encoding heavy metal translocating P-type ATPase — protein: MQQVSQCFHCGEPNPTNASFQVLINGEQQTMCCPGCQAVAQTIVDSGLSSYYEHRTEVAAKGESLIPDELQQLEHYDIEQIQLDFIKQNGNTTEITLTIEGISCAACAWLIEKQLRFLPGLIFVNVNTTLNRAVIRWDNEQLVLSKILEQIQRIGYKAYPFQVNQQELFYTKQVKSYLRRLGLAGLATMQVMMFAIALYADFFSGMQQEFITYFRWVSFILATPVLLYSAQPFYVNAWRNIRNKTLGMDIPISIALLGAYSASSYATIVGRGEVYFESVSMFTFLLLLGRLLELRARRKASETSSNLLRLLPSMATLLETNNGIVSHHLTPAKTLVPGQYILVKPGETIAIDGIIIDGQSNIEESMLTGEHLPVFKKTQDTVYAGTVNISSVLTIEVVNIGNNTLISDIIQLQNSAQQNKPHIEVLADTVSRYFVAALLLVATLTYISWSIIDPDQAFWITLSVLVATCPCALSLATPTALTCATAQLNKQGILIKQHHVLETVNKIHHVVFDKTGTLTQGDFKLLKAHLYPTDMTKKHYNKQQCINLAANLEMNSEHPIAVAFTQLKNQTLILNNIENIPGQGLQATWEDGGQKSQVKLGHAAFCGVTRELSSQELLIYLTVDQQLIATFELGDEIRESAKDLVDFCHRNNLETTMLTGDISDKSEQVAKQLNIQNVVKGVSPQQKLAHIETLQQSQQVMMIGDGINDAPVLAGAHISVALASGTDIAKNSADVILLGSDLRKINLLTTNAKQTTRIIKENLAWAIGYNLIIVPLAVIGLVPPYVAVLGMSFSSLIVVSNSLRLLK
- a CDS encoding FixH family protein encodes the protein MQTEVKKSWFKQFWPWFLIILPMAAVVAGISTFIIASDNKPDMVVDDYYKTGKAINADLSLLTNAKKLGLSAEVVQQADGLLIKMKGLETNTSISFSLFHSTQSKRDKLAMLTADAEGNYHFETDQPLVGKWSLRLEPFDKKWRLEKKVVFPSEKIAL
- a CDS encoding sulfite exporter TauE/SafE family protein, which produces MLINDFFSAFLIGLLGAGHCIGMCSGIASALSFSINPEQKHGLLSLLLYNLGRITSYSIAGFIFAASSSVLIIWMGGKESLIYLRIIAAVMMLLLAFYIARLWNGLIIVERAGQFLWHFIKPLAQYFLPLKHPALAFPLGFFWGWLPCGLVYSSLVWAISTANGLNGLVIMLGFGLGTLPAMMLVGSLSHKLKNILNKKWFRYGSGLVLALFAFQTIYVAFTQLY